From one Babesia bovis T2Bo chromosome 3, whole genome shotgun sequence genomic stretch:
- a CDS encoding ATP synthase Delta/Epsilon chain beta-sandwich domain family protein has product MAILFSKILRHATATTGHGKLLFSLLTPHTTLVNNIVAKQATVPGSEGYFTVTKGHAAMLTVLKPGVVSVVAEETGEVSKYFLSSGFFKIAHVDGNSVAEVSGVEAVPLDHLDKERTTQVLQELLAEGHGSNDPWIKAKTMLGQDLCASILKAV; this is encoded by the exons ATGGCAATTCTTTTCTCTAAAATTTTGCGCCATGCTACAGCGACAACGGGACATGGAAAGCTATTATTTTCTCTTTTAACACCGCATACCACACTCGTCAACAACATAGTAGCGAAACAGGCTACTGTACCAG GTTCCGAGGGTTACTTTACGGTAACAAAGGGCCATGCTGCAATGTTAACTGTACTCAAGCCAGGAGTAGTATCTGTGGTAGCTGAAGAAACTGGTGAAGTGTCTAAATACTTTTTGTCCTCTGGGTTTTTCAAAATAGCGCACGTTGACGGCAACAGTGTTGCCGAGGTATCAGGCGTGGAAGCCGTGCCTTTGGATCATCTGGACAAAGAGAGAACTACACAAGTGCTTCAGGAATTGCTAGCAGAAGGACACGGATCTAACGACCCTTGGATCAAAGCAAAAACAATGCTTGG GCAGGATCTTTGCGCCTCCATTCTTAAGGCGGTATAA
- a CDS encoding putative integral membrane protein, whose protein sequence is MDNNGSAYRLLKNVVDTLNCKYKIFPVAGLIIGGLSLAWFLCTAYCSKRKQWRSETNGHGNRSVEPEKPRVSIFASDLIFKKGTYDLIERCLDPLVQLADHTQLYVFFEVSNESDIANILASLDSAGAFRGGLMKHRVLFSQTSAGRGSMVRQLQPRIHMETNAAVVQAITGKVANIMHYVAGNGASEASQIDDKSGQCVPISVESTAAIVDIILPFVAET, encoded by the exons ATGGATAACAATGGGAGTGCTTATAGACTATTAAAAAACGTAGTGGACACATTGAATTGCAAATACAAGATATTTCCTGTTGCAGGCCTAATTATAG GTGGTTTGTCTTTGGCATGGTTTCTATGCACTGCATATTGCAGCAAGAGAAAACAGTGGCGTTCAGAAACTAATGGACATGGTAATAGATCCGT CGAACCTGAAAAGCCAAGAGTGTCTATCTTTGCAAGTGAT TTGATATTTAAGAAAGGAACTTACGATCTGATCGAACGATGTCTAGATCCGCTGGTTCAATTAGCAGATCACACTCAATTATATGTGTTTTTTGAG GTCTCTAATGAAAgtgatatcgcaaacatTTTAGCAAGCCTTGATTCTGCAGGAGCGTTTCGTGGAGGACTTATGAAACAT CGGGTGTTGTTCTCTCAAACAAGTGCCGGTCGTGGATCTATGGTTAGGCAACTGCAACCCCGTATTCATATGGAAACGAATGCGGCCGTTGTACAGGCTATCACTGGCAAAGTGGCCAATATCATGCATTATGTGGCAGGCAACGGTGCCTCTGAAGCATCTCAAATAGATGACAAATCAGGGCAATGCGTACCCATATCAGTTGAATCAACCGCAGCAATAGTCGATATCATACTGCCATTTGTTGCAGAAACATAA
- a CDS encoding putative integral membrane protein — translation MAPKRVNCMHPARSAGIRTKKVERRLHVYSSHNDIGSLLDYSSNALYEAFSKGSNASFGECLGASAAYVFPLMDVVENFGDTVKPHVPEIAQMIIDQLRSISQFYGSVPFLSSTMSTLIYSGLVKKNQYDVSYFVRYHVLQSQILSSFQNTLAMFYFKLLPFDPSSQDFLPTVSLMSAIFASFGAVFYCIGSAVFGRYASLPIISEAVQLHIGEIPSNSKINKPEEEDTDDEQSG, via the exons ATGGCACCGAAGCGTGTTAATTGTATGCATCCGGCTCGTTCTGCTGGTATCAGAACGAAGAAGGTCGAGCGACGTCTTCATGTCTATTCCTCACACAATGATATAGGATCGCTCTTAGATTACAGTTCGAATGCCCTTTATGAAGCATTTTCTAAAGGCAGCAATGCTTCATTTGGTGAGTGTTTGGGCGCTTCTGCCGCATATGTGTTCCCTTTGATGGATGTAGTTGAG AACTTCGGAGATACAGTAAAACCACACGTACCGGAGATCGCACAGATGATAATAGATCAACTTCGCAGCATATCTCAATTTTATGGTTCCGTACCCTTCCTCTCGTCTACGATGTCTACATTGATCTACTCAGGTTTGGTTAAAAAGAACCAGTATGACGTCTCCTACTTTGTTAGATATCATGTTTTACAA TCGCAAATACTTTCTTCATTTCAAAATACATTGGCTATGTTTTACTTTAAGCTTCTGCCGTTTGATCCGTCCTCTCAAGATTTTCTACCGACAGTTTCTCTAATGTCAGCTATATTTGCTTCTTTTGGAGCCGTATTTTATTGTATTGGGAGTGCTGTTTTTGGCCGTTACGCGTCACTCCCAATCATATCAGAGGCGGTGCAACTACATATAGGCGAGATTCCTTCAAACAGCAAGATAAATAAACCggaagaagaagatacAGACGACGAACAATCGGGGTGA
- a CDS encoding Ras-related family protein yields MSTDSTSAMGTTGGSVSSQRIKIVLLGEQNTGKTSIVTRFVYDHFVPAYAATIGIDFLSKVVTVNGKTMRLQLWDTAGQERFRTLMPSYIRDSSAAIVVYDITSPESFEKVKDWIKDIKELRGDKAIIMIVGNKTDLLDKRKVSYDEGEEEAKKLECLFCETSAKNGDNINDLFNTVSTELMKNLEPVPVNDKLVDIDLKSNSAETPNNCTDRTKNTYLSMTRACTR; encoded by the exons ATGTCAACTGATTCGACGAGTGCCATGGGTACTACAGGTGGGAGTGTTAGCAGTCAAAGGATTAAGATTGTGCTTCTTGGCGAGCAGAACACTGGCAAAACATCTATCGTAACTCGCTTTGTGTATGACCATTTTGTTCCCGCTTATGCGGCTACTATTGGAATTGATTTTCTATCGAAGGTGGTTACTGTAAATGGGAAGACTATGCGCCTACAGTTGTGGGACACTGCAGGGCAAGAGCGCTTCCGTACTTTGATGCCAAGCTATATTCGTGACTCGAGTGCAGCAATTGTTGTCTATGACATTACAAGCCCTGAGTCCTTCGAAAAAGTCAAGGATTGGATTAAGGACATAAAGGAACTTCGTGGTGATAAAGCCATTATTATGATTGTTGGTAACAAAACTGACTTGTTAGACAAACGTAAAGTGTCCTACGACGAGGGAGAAGAAGAAGCTAAGAAGCTTGAGTGCCTATTTTGTGAGACAAGCGCAAAGAATGGTGACAACATCAATGACTTGTTCAATACGGTATCAACTGAGCTTATGAAGAACCTAGAACCGGTGCCTGTGAATGACAAAC TTGTTGACATCGATTTGAAGTCAAACAGTGCGGAAACTCCCAACAACTGTACCGACCGTACAAAGAACACATACCTGTCTATGACAAGGGCGTGCACACGATAA
- a CDS encoding putative integral membrane protein produces MQFLFIFIVMVSQAFCDDPPVPAGDRDKVSPARSIRNISAATLRDCARIYGSGLRVCSAVHVDDGEKGRAGCNEMLCKSLCCKAASTCQKSSFLSLTTEECIASNLEKQLNGCCVVGKSKGSTMVYAGGVVGAMIIISGLYFIVSMGSVKVIKGEKPVDSDENQVFYETKMPHMEVNQLIATDGDDVFWED; encoded by the exons ATGCAGTTTCtgtttatttttatagTGATGGTCTCGCAAGCCTTTTGCGATGATCCTCCGGTACCTGCTGGCGATCGCGACAAAGTCTCGCCGGCGAGGTCTATTCGGAATATCTCAGCTGCTACACTGCGTGACTGTGCCAGAATATATGGCAGCGGTCTTCGCGTTTGCAGTGCAGTTCACGTGGATGATGGCGAAAAAGGCCGTGCTGGATGCAATGAAATGTTATGTAAATCTCTTTGTTGCAAGGCTGCCAGCACTTGCCAAAAAAGCAGCTTTCTTTCATTGACGACCGAAGAATGCATTGCTTCAAACTTAGAGAAGCAATTGAATGGCTGTTGCGTTGTGGGCAAATCTAAAGGCT CTACAATGGTATATGCCGGTGGTGTCGTCGGTGCAATGATTATCATCAGCGGTCTCTACTTCATCGTATCAATGGGATC GGTAAAGGTGATCAAAGGCGAAAAGCCCGTGGACAGTGACGAAAATCAAGTATTTTATGAGACGAAAATGCCGCACATGGAAGTAAATCAGTTAATTGCTACTGATGGCGATGACGTCTTCTGGGAAGACTGA
- a CDS encoding GNAT acetyltransferase 2 family protein, translating into MKKKVTSDIRSLVEHSVSTGERCLFVIVGDKGRLQVSNLHYLHQRVSGSKAKVLWCYKKNLEMSSNARKRHKLQKKLAYRGLYDDVTEDPYELFVRTTDIRYCFYKESQKVLGQTFGFLVLQDFEALTPNVLCRTVETVQGGGVIILLLQTMASLNQLYEISMDIHAKLVSHGHNTIEPRFVKRFIYSLSTACNTIVVDDELNVLPIAKMKLSDLPKNRSDKKLSKLQLSLASSEEDAHEMQLLTKLSTLCIKHGQLKAIISLFNVVSKGAEIVQRLNITTIISARGRGKSATIGLFLSAALNMGFRNILIVAPAIENVQTLFSFLESGLHLLGTPENAKVIINRKDSYIESVTLSVKGSTCVKFVESSSIDPKSGASNYLYDILIIEEAASIPLPIVESLCKKGIVILSSTVGGYEGTGRSLSLKLIERFRNTNPEALTEITLKEPIRYSKNDSIEAWLNSLLCLGTYVDDAKDRSDLPPPNQCQLYLVNRDVLFSYHPKAEVFLSSVVAVLSSSHYRNSPDDLLLLSDAPAHKLLVLMAPNLDSEDSEFDLKSSVLCVLHVAIEGRIDKLIAKEAVAQGTTKRSGDLIPWTLTQNFCSDDFCQLLGVRIVRVAVPQPLQRMGYGGECLSQFIQNVDGVVNQVVDQSSLLVPVDPSAGLKSGAEKVDYVGTCFGLSLSLLKFWVKLSLKPVYCRQVPNEATGEFSIILLRSTNPGEESQKPWLDVFCEDFARRLLGLGGACWRSLPATLLLMMLTSSSEHMVTSDHSSLLEVFTSFDMGRLERYSAQIAEFTLITDLLPTICRFVFEKKIDISLSYLQCAILLGIGCQGKSPMSMSQELNMPLNQIMALLHKSVAKFSKKLGVLEKEHVAKSL; encoded by the exons atgAAAAAGAAGGTAACTTCTGATATCCGGTCGCTCGTAGAGCATTCGGTGAGTACTGGTGAGCGATGTTTATTTGTCATTGTCGGTGACAAGGGTCGTTTACAAGTATCGAACCTGCATTATTTGCATCAGCGTGTTTCCGGTAGTAAGGCCAAGGTGCTTTGGTGCTATAAGAAGAACCTAGAGATGTCTTCTAACGCTCGTAAGCGCCACAAGCTTCAAAAGAAGTTGGCTTACCGTGGATTATATGACGATGTCACTGAAGACCCGTATGAGCTTTTTGTGCGTACCACTGACATTCGTTACTGTTTCTATAAGGAATCTCAGAAGGTGCTCGGTCAAACTTTTGGTTTCCTTGTGCTTCAG GACTTTGAAGCCCTTACGCCTAATGTGCTCTGCCGTACTGTGGAGACTGTACAGGGTGGCGGTGTTATCATCCTATTACTCCAAACAATGGCATCGTTGAACCAGTTATACGAGATATCTATGGACATTCATGCTAAGCTGGTCAGTCATGGTCACAACACTATTGAGCCTCGTTTTGTAAAGCGTTTTATCTATTCACTTTCTACGGCGTGCAACACTATTGTTGTTGACGACGAGTTGAATGTTCTCCCTATCGCAAAGATGAAGCTATCAGATCTCCCCAAGAACCGTAGTGACAAGAAGCTTAGCAAATTGCAGCTTTCGTTGGCCTCCAGTGAGGAGGATGCTCATGAGATGCAATTGCTTACTAAACTCTCTACGTTATGTATTAAGCATGGTCAGCTAAAGGCTATCATCAGTTTGTTTAATGTAGTTTCCAAGGGTGCTGAGATTGTGCAGCGATTGAACATTACTACTATTATCAGTGCCCGTGGTAGGGGTAAGAGTGCCACTATCGGTTTGTTCCTATCAGCTGCTTTGAACATGGGTTTCCGCAACATTCTGATAGTGGCTCCTGCTATAGAGAATGTACAGACACTATTTAGTTTCTTGGAGAGTGGTTTACATCTTCTGGGCACTCCTGAGAATGCTAAGGTCATTATCAATCGCAAGGACAGCTACATTGAGAGTGTTACGTTGAGTGTCAAGGGCAGTACATGCGTTAAATTCGTTGAATCTAGCAGTATTGACCCTAAATCTGGTGCTAGTAACTACTTGTATGACATTTTGATTATTGAGGAAGCTGCCTCTATTCCTTTACCAATTGTGGAGTCGCTATGTAAAAAGGGCATAGTCATTCTATCATCCACTGTTGGCGGTTACGAGGGCACCGGTCGTTCTTTGAGTTTGAAGCTGATCGAACGTTTCCGTAATACAAATCCTGAAGCGTTGACTGAGATTACTCTAAAGGAACCCATTCGTTATAGCAAGAACGACTCCATAGAGGCATGGTTAAACAGCCTACTATGCTTGGGTACCTACGTAGACGATGCTAAAGACCGATCTGATTTGCCTCCACCTAATCAATGCCAACTATACTTGGTTAATCGggatgttttattttcatATCACCCCAAGGCAGAAGTCTTTCTATCCTCAGTTGTGGCTGTGTTGTCATCTTCTCATTATCGTAACTCTCCTGACGACCTATTGCTGTTAAGTGACGCTCCAGCGCACAAGTTGCTAGTTTTAATGGCACCCAACTTAGACTCAGAGGACAGTGAGTTTGACCTTAAAAGCAGTGTTTTATGTGTGTTACACGTTGCTATTGAGGGTCGTATTGACAAGTTGATTGCTAAAGAGGCAGTTGCTCAGGGTACGACTAAGCGCAGTGGTGACTTGATTCCTTGGACCTTGACGCAGAACTTTTGCAGTGATGATTTTTGTCAGCTTTTGGGTGTTCGCATTGTGCGTGTTGCTGTGCCTCAGCCACTTCAGCGTATGGGTTATGGTGGCGAGTGTTTATCTCAGTTTATCCAGAATGTTGACGGTGTTGTTAATCAGGTGGTTGACCAATCGTCACTCCTGGTGCCTGTGGACCCATCTGCAGGTTTAAAGTCGGGTGCCGAGAAGGTTGATTACGTGGGTACTTGCTTTGGTTTGAGTTTGTCATTACTCAAGTTTTGGGTCAAGTTATCTCTGAAGCCTGTTTACTGCAGGCAAGTTCCCAACGAGGCCACTGGTGAATTTTCTATTATATTACTACGTTCTACTAATCCGGGTGAAGAATCGCAAAAGCCATGGCTCGATGTGTTTTGTGAGGATTTTGCACGTCGTTTACTTGGATTGGGTGGTGCTTGCTGGCGTTCTTTGCCTGCCACTCTATTGCTTATGATGTTGACATCATCTAGTGAGCACATGGTTACATCAGATCACTCTAGCCTACTTGAGGTG TTTACATCGTTTGACATGGGTCGGCTTGAGCGATATTCGGCCCAAATTGCTGAATTCACGCTGATTACTGATTTGTTGCCGACCATATGCCGCTTTGTGTTTGAGAAGAAGATTGACATATCGCTATCTTATCTCCAGTGTGCTATTCTTCTTGGTATTGGATGTCAGGGTAAATCCCCAATGTCCATGTCCCAGGAGCTTAACATGCCACTCAACCAGATTATGGCCCTACTGCACAAGAGTGTGGCCAAGTTTTCCAAGAAGTTGGGTGTCTTGGAGAAGGAACATGTTGCTAAGTCTCTTTAA
- a CDS encoding putative nnucleolar GTP-binding protein 1 → MASTAQTYNFKGITTIPTATALLDIVLSETQRRTPTEVHKQFKISRIRKFYMRKVKYVQQAFRDRLQRILSQLPQLDDIHPFYGDLFNVLYDRDHYKLALGHCNAARRHLDKIAKEHVGLIKFAISAYRCKMLKVAGLGRMAKVIKKLNGSLKYLEDVRQHMSRLPSINPYTRTLLLTGYPNVGKSSFMNQVSKANVDVQPYSFTTKSLYVGHFDHDYLRWQVIDTPGLLDHPLEERNTIEMTAITALAHIHCAVLFFIDVSESCGYSIAQQVALFDSIRPLFKDKPTLIVLNKIDLGPFDMAQMSSLDGLRWVKVSALTGENVDDAKIAACRLLLESRLEKKLLHAPQSAVMKLAYVTNVAPNPARPATERPENDSEYETEKSLEDAGGGPGVYSVDQRKHHILADDSWRYDEVPEIYRGRNVVDYAYPGNEETLRLLEKEEQVLLRKLAEDDIDDEWEDLVSRESRMHSIIRQRKFERSLKSKKGGPVLNETIKLKKVRSDAKKRVKLHQRASRLAPMPIDSISDRLEMAKLHQRRDEGVSVPFKRPKARVKVPKGTFSEHDRTIPVKRPKHMLSGKRTLGKTSRR, encoded by the exons ATGGCGAGCACGGCGCAAACATATAATTTTAAG GGTATCACTACGATACCTACGGCGACTGCGCTGTTGGACATTGTGTTATCGGAGACTCAGCGCCGTACTCCCACTGAAGTCCATAAACAGTTCAAGATATCGCGTATTCGGAAGTTTTATATGCGCAAGGTGAAGTATGTGCAGCAAGCTTTCCGCGACCGCCTTCAGCGTATTCTAAGTCAATTACCTCAGTTGGAT GATATTCACCCATTTTATGGTGATCTTTTCAATGTTCTGTACGACCGTGATCATTACAAGCTTGCTTTGGGTCATTGCAATGCTGCTCGTCGTCACTTGGACAAAATCGCAAAGGAGCATGTGGGTCTTATTAAGTTCGCCATCTCCGCTTATCGCTGTAAGATGCTTAAGGTTGCGGGTTTAGGTCGTATGGCTAAGGTAATTAAAAAATTAAATGGTAGTTTGAAGTACTTGGAGGATGTTCGTCAGCACATGTCTCGTTTACCTTCTATAAACCCTTATACTCGTACCTTATTGCTGACTGGTTACCCTAATGTTGGCAAATCCAGCTTTATGAACCAGGTGAGCAAGGCTAACGTTGACGTTCAGCCTTACAGTTTCACAACTAAGAGTTTATATGTTGGCCACTTTGACCATGACTATTTACGTTGGCAGGTGATCGACACTCCTGGTTTGCTTGACCATCCTTTGGAGGAGCGCAACACCATTGAGATGACTGCAATTACTGCGTTAGCTCACATTCACTGTGCTGTTCTATTTTTCATTGACGTCAGCGAGTCCTGTGGATACTCGATAGCCCAGCAAGTGGCTTTGTTTGATTCCATCAGGCCGTTATTCAAGGATAAACCCACTTTGATTGTTTTGAACAAGATTGATTTGGGTCCCTTTGACATGGCTCAGATGTCGTCCTTGGACGGTTTGCGTTGGGTAAAGGTTTCCGCACTGACCGGTGAGAATGTTGACGATGCCAAAATTGCAGCATGTCGACTATTGCTTGAATCTCGTTTAGAGAAGAAGTTATTGCACGCTCCTCAGAGTGCAGTCATGAAGCTTGCGTATGTGACCAATGTCGCTCCTAATCCAGCTCGTCCTGCTACAGAGCGCCCTGAGAACGATAGTGAATACGAGACTGAGAAATCACTGGAGGATGCGGGTGGTGGTCCTGGTGTATATTCAGTTGACCAGAGGAAGCATCACATATTAGCTGACGACTCTTGGCGCTACGATGAAGTCCCTGAGATATACCGTGGGCGCAACGTTGTTGACTACGCTTACCCTGGTAATGAGGAAACATTACGTCTACTAGAAAAGGAGGAACAGGTCCTTTTGCGCAAGTTAGCTGAAGATGACATTGATGACGAGTGGGAGGACCTGGTAAGCCGTGAGTCCAGGATGCATTCAATAATACGTCAACGTAAATTTGAGCGTTCGTTGAAGTCCAAGAAGGGTGGTCCCGTATTGAATGAGACTATCAAGCTGAAGAAAGTGCGTAGCGATGCCAAGAAGCGGGTTAAATTGCACCAGCGCGCTTCTCGTTTGGCTCCTATGCCGATTGACAGTATTTCAGATCGTCTGGAGATGGCCAAGTTACACCAGCGTAGGGATGAGGGTGTATCTGTGCCATTTAAGCGTCCTAAGGCACGTGTCAAGGTTCCCAAGGGTACATTCAGCGAGCATGACCGTACAATCCCGGTTAAGCGCCCTAAGCACATGCTTTCTGGGAAGCGCACATTGGGGAAAACATCCCGTCGTTGA